In the genome of Myxococcus stipitatus, one region contains:
- a CDS encoding type II secretion system protein — translation MSSTSRALRRGATLIEVLIAMAVLALAATGAVGGMVFASRDVHDGQLLQVKRLLLEASTQRLWLASKAPLLSEAVVRPATFPTDLAPGTAPWKVDTSVAVAGDPSTGAYFKLSASGLVEPLTGIPAGTACNDTALPEGTYCRERLVTKGLPTDPPAAAAALLPPGSRPVTVWTRVVRKGDTAERAQSHNEVFVQ, via the coding sequence ATGAGCTCGACTTCTCGCGCGCTCCGCCGGGGCGCCACCCTCATCGAGGTGCTCATCGCCATGGCGGTGCTGGCGCTCGCCGCCACCGGCGCGGTGGGCGGCATGGTGTTCGCCTCCCGCGACGTGCATGACGGACAGCTCCTCCAGGTGAAGCGCCTGCTGCTCGAGGCGAGCACCCAGCGGCTGTGGCTTGCCTCCAAGGCGCCGCTGCTCTCCGAGGCCGTGGTGCGTCCCGCCACCTTCCCCACGGACCTGGCGCCCGGCACCGCGCCGTGGAAGGTGGACACGAGCGTCGCCGTCGCGGGAGACCCCAGCACCGGCGCCTACTTCAAGCTCTCCGCCTCCGGGCTGGTGGAGCCCCTCACCGGCATCCCCGCCGGCACGGCCTGTAACGACACGGCGCTGCCGGAGGGCACGTACTGCCGCGAGAGGCTCGTGACGAAGGGCCTGCCGACGGACCCTCCCGCCGCCGCCGCCGCGCTCCTGCCCCCGGGCTCGCGGCCGGTGACGGTCTGGACCCGCGTGGTGCGCAAGGGCGACACCGCCGAGCGAGCGCAGTCCCACAACGAGGTGTTCGTCCAATGA
- a CDS encoding pirin family protein — protein MIYVRNAEERGHANHGWLDTHHTFSFADYYDPNFMGFRTLRVINEDTVAPQRGFGMHPHRDMEIITYVLGGKVEHRDSMGTQAVIQPGEVQRMSAGTGVVHSEMNNFSEPLHMLQIWILPNQKGLEPGYEQKAFDAKERQGRFRVVASPDGRDGSLTVHQDLVLHGTLLGAGESARYTLAPGRHAWLQVARGSGTLNGVKLKAGDGVAVSEEDSLVLTAESPVEALLFDMA, from the coding sequence ATGATCTACGTTCGGAATGCAGAGGAAAGAGGCCATGCCAACCACGGCTGGTTGGACACGCACCACACGTTCTCCTTCGCGGACTACTACGACCCGAACTTCATGGGGTTCCGCACGTTGAGGGTCATCAACGAGGACACGGTGGCGCCCCAGCGCGGCTTCGGGATGCACCCGCACCGGGACATGGAAATCATCACCTACGTGCTGGGCGGCAAGGTGGAGCACCGCGACAGCATGGGGACGCAGGCGGTCATCCAGCCGGGTGAAGTGCAGCGGATGAGCGCGGGGACGGGCGTGGTGCACAGCGAGATGAACAACTTCTCGGAGCCGCTGCACATGCTGCAGATCTGGATCCTTCCGAACCAGAAGGGCCTGGAGCCAGGCTATGAGCAGAAGGCCTTCGACGCGAAGGAGCGTCAGGGGCGCTTCCGCGTGGTGGCCTCGCCCGATGGACGGGACGGCTCGCTCACCGTGCACCAGGACCTGGTGCTGCACGGCACGCTGTTGGGCGCGGGGGAGTCCGCTCGCTACACGCTGGCTCCGGGCCGGCATGCGTGGCTGCAGGTGGCGCGCGGCTCCGGCACGCTGAACGGCGTGAAGCTGAAGGCCGGCGACGGCGTGGCGGTGTCGGAAGAGGACTCGCTGGTGCTCACCGCCGAGTCGCCCGTGGAGGCGCTGCTGTTCGACATGGCGTGA
- a CDS encoding PilW family protein has product MTLLEIMVALALSAIIIAAASALVVAGSRIIHNTEHTADSHDASRLAGEAILNMVRQAGAGAPGGIWVSQGGTPTRINAIFGSDGASGDDLWLVVPDRDYLSEPCVDQGSAASVVRPGVGVIHVNCTQGFKPDSLHLVSNMTSAALLSQVTTTPASPGTPGQVQYAESTVSGFSNAPEKGGYQVGDLVYPVRLVHFFIAPHPTTGRPSLMRADGRLQVDPTGRPFSDVDPATSPVMVVQENVENLQVAFGFDATGQEDPALYTWQHGLPPAFAPGLRAVRINVVATGRNQRRNTQSTAVLDDDKPIAVENYAPPATVAADGLYRSLYTRRLELPNLAAANL; this is encoded by the coding sequence ATGACGTTGCTCGAAATCATGGTGGCCCTGGCCCTCTCGGCCATCATCATCGCGGCCGCCTCGGCGCTCGTGGTGGCTGGCAGCCGCATCATCCACAACACGGAGCACACGGCGGACAGCCACGACGCCTCCCGGCTCGCGGGCGAGGCCATCCTGAACATGGTGCGCCAGGCCGGTGCCGGCGCGCCCGGCGGCATCTGGGTGTCCCAGGGAGGCACGCCCACGCGCATCAACGCCATCTTCGGGAGCGACGGCGCCAGCGGCGATGACCTGTGGCTGGTGGTGCCGGACCGCGACTACCTGAGCGAGCCGTGTGTCGACCAGGGCTCCGCGGCCTCCGTGGTGCGGCCGGGCGTGGGGGTCATCCACGTCAACTGCACGCAGGGCTTCAAGCCGGACTCGCTCCACCTGGTCAGCAACATGACGAGCGCGGCCCTCCTCTCCCAGGTCACCACCACCCCCGCGAGCCCCGGGACGCCTGGACAGGTGCAGTACGCCGAGTCCACCGTCAGCGGCTTCTCCAACGCACCGGAGAAGGGGGGCTACCAGGTGGGCGACCTCGTGTATCCGGTGCGGCTGGTGCACTTCTTCATCGCCCCCCACCCCACGACGGGGCGGCCGTCGCTGATGCGCGCGGACGGGCGGCTCCAGGTGGACCCGACGGGGCGGCCCTTCTCGGACGTGGACCCGGCGACGAGCCCGGTCATGGTCGTGCAGGAGAACGTGGAGAACCTGCAGGTGGCCTTCGGCTTCGACGCCACCGGCCAGGAGGACCCCGCGCTCTACACGTGGCAGCACGGGCTCCCGCCCGCCTTCGCGCCAGGGCTGCGCGCGGTGCGCATCAACGTGGTGGCCACCGGCCGCAACCAGCGCCGCAACACCCAGAGCACCGCCGTGCTGGATGACGACAAGCCCATCGCCGTGGAAAACTACGCGCCGCCCGCCACGGTCGCCGCGGATGGCCTCTACCGCAGCCTCTACACCCGCCGCCTGGAGCTGCCGAACCTGGCGGCCGCCAACCTGTGA
- a CDS encoding ABC transporter ATP-binding protein, whose amino-acid sequence MTPSPSDDLAVDARGLLKRFGGFTALNGLDLQIPKGAFYAYLGPNGAGKSTSIALLTGVYGPDAGSIHMLGVDAVKKPLEVKRRVGVVPEELSLFERLTGRQYLTFCARMYGLDGDVAAARAAELLELTELTYKAGALVAEYSKGMRRRLAIAAALIHAPELVLLDEPFEGIDVLAAGVIRELLRELSRRGVTLLLTTHVLEIAERLATHAGIIQGGRMLDQGTVPSLLARYDCPSLEAVFEKLIAVPASRNARLSFYGEAPAPVVALREPA is encoded by the coding sequence ATGACGCCCTCCCCTTCCGATGACCTGGCCGTCGACGCGCGCGGGTTGCTCAAGCGCTTCGGCGGCTTCACCGCGCTCAATGGCCTGGACCTCCAGATTCCCAAGGGGGCGTTCTACGCGTACCTGGGGCCCAATGGCGCCGGGAAGTCCACCAGCATCGCGCTGCTGACGGGCGTGTACGGACCCGACGCGGGCTCCATCCACATGCTGGGCGTGGACGCGGTGAAGAAGCCGCTCGAGGTGAAGCGCCGCGTGGGCGTGGTGCCAGAGGAGCTGAGCCTCTTCGAGCGCCTCACCGGCCGGCAGTACCTCACGTTCTGCGCGCGCATGTACGGGCTGGACGGCGACGTGGCCGCGGCCCGGGCGGCGGAGCTGCTGGAGCTCACGGAGCTCACGTACAAGGCGGGCGCGCTCGTCGCGGAGTACTCCAAGGGCATGCGGCGGAGGCTCGCCATCGCGGCGGCGTTGATCCACGCGCCGGAGCTGGTGCTGCTGGATGAGCCCTTCGAGGGCATCGACGTGCTGGCCGCGGGGGTCATCCGCGAGCTGTTGCGCGAGCTGAGCCGGCGCGGGGTGACGCTGCTGCTCACCACGCACGTGCTGGAGATCGCCGAGCGGCTGGCCACCCACGCGGGCATCATCCAGGGCGGCCGGATGCTGGACCAGGGCACGGTGCCCTCGCTGCTGGCGCGCTACGACTGCCCCTCGCTGGAGGCGGTGTTCGAGAAGCTCATCGCCGTGCCGGCCTCGCGCAACGCGCGGCTGTCGTTCTACGGCGAGGCCCCCGCCCCCGTCGTGGCGCTGCGGGAGCCGGCATGA
- a CDS encoding HD domain-containing protein — protein sequence MPTLEDAIALAVEAHRGQRDKAGQPYVLHPLRLMLKLETEEERTVAVLHDVVEDTPWTLERLRERGYPEAVLRALEGLTRREGESYEAFIERLRPDALARRVKLADLEDNMDVRRLTAVTAKDTERLARYRAAWARLREP from the coding sequence ATGCCCACGCTTGAAGATGCGATCGCCCTCGCGGTGGAGGCGCATCGCGGACAGCGGGACAAGGCGGGCCAGCCCTATGTGCTGCACCCGCTGAGGCTGATGCTGAAGCTGGAGACGGAGGAGGAGCGCACCGTCGCCGTCCTCCACGACGTGGTGGAGGACACGCCCTGGACGCTGGAGCGCCTGCGTGAGCGCGGCTACCCGGAAGCGGTGCTGCGCGCGCTGGAGGGGCTCACCCGGCGCGAGGGCGAGTCCTACGAGGCCTTCATCGAGCGGCTGCGGCCAGACGCCCTGGCGCGCCGGGTGAAGCTCGCGGACCTGGAGGACAACATGGACGTGCGCCGCCTGACGGCGGTGACGGCCAAGGACACGGAGCGGCTCGCCCGCTACCGCGCCGCCTGGGCCCGCCTGCGAGAGCCCTGA
- a CDS encoding response regulator, translating to MSHILVVDDDASHRALICDALEEMGYRTVQATNGREALDHLEGDMPAAVLLDLRMPVMSGWGLLDALKKMPRARGLPIIIISGYGFEWEAELVGAAGYISKPVDLDKVRLTVQQIVGPPEMAFVH from the coding sequence ATGTCCCACATCTTGGTCGTCGATGACGATGCGAGCCACCGCGCGCTCATCTGCGATGCCCTCGAGGAGATGGGTTACCGCACCGTCCAGGCCACCAACGGCCGCGAGGCGCTGGACCACCTGGAGGGCGACATGCCCGCCGCGGTGCTGCTGGACCTGCGCATGCCGGTGATGAGCGGCTGGGGATTGCTGGACGCGCTGAAGAAGATGCCTCGCGCCCGGGGACTGCCCATCATCATCATCTCGGGCTACGGCTTCGAGTGGGAGGCGGAGCTGGTGGGCGCCGCCGGCTACATCTCCAAGCCGGTGGACCTGGACAAGGTGCGGCTGACGGTGCAGCAGATCGTCGGCCCGCCGGAGATGGCCTTCGTGCACTGA
- a CDS encoding peptide chain release factor-like protein codes for MTTSPTRRQAALEALALDDEALLKTCEVDYFIASGPGGQHRNTTASGVRLTHGATELSVTATERRSQIQNKGTALERLREGLKALTFVPKVRRPTRPSAGAKRRRLEGKKRTSEKKSLRGKGDW; via the coding sequence ATGACGACCTCACCCACACGCCGCCAAGCCGCACTCGAGGCCCTCGCGCTCGACGACGAGGCCCTGCTCAAGACGTGCGAGGTGGACTACTTCATCGCCTCCGGCCCGGGCGGCCAGCACCGCAACACCACGGCCAGCGGCGTGCGCCTCACCCACGGCGCCACGGAGCTGTCCGTCACGGCGACGGAGCGGCGCAGCCAGATTCAAAACAAGGGCACCGCCCTGGAGCGGCTGCGCGAGGGCTTGAAGGCCCTCACCTTCGTCCCCAAGGTCCGCCGCCCCACCCGCCCCAGCGCGGGCGCCAAGCGCCGCCGGCTCGAGGGCAAGAAGCGCACGTCGGAGAAGAAGTCCCTGCGCGGCAAGGGCGACTGGTAG
- a CDS encoding YceI family protein, with amino-acid sequence MSLKTWQLDAAHTTVGFMVRHMVVAKVHGRFTRFEGKVVVPGDDLTQGSVEVKIDASSIDTGVEQRDNHLRSADFFDVGAFPKLIFRSKRVQDAGKGRYRVVGDLTIRDVTREVVLEAELLGKVKDPWGNDRLAFQASTGIERKDFGLSWNQALEAGGLLVGERVDISLDVQAVAEKAA; translated from the coding sequence ATGTCCCTCAAGACCTGGCAGTTGGATGCGGCGCACACGACGGTGGGCTTCATGGTTCGCCACATGGTGGTGGCCAAGGTGCATGGCCGCTTCACGCGCTTCGAGGGGAAGGTGGTGGTGCCGGGGGATGACCTCACGCAGGGCTCGGTGGAGGTGAAGATCGACGCGTCGAGCATCGACACGGGCGTGGAGCAGCGCGACAACCACCTGCGCTCGGCGGACTTCTTCGACGTGGGCGCCTTCCCGAAGCTCATCTTCCGCAGCAAGCGCGTGCAGGACGCGGGCAAGGGCCGCTACCGCGTGGTGGGCGACCTGACGATTCGCGACGTCACGCGCGAGGTGGTGCTGGAGGCGGAGCTGCTCGGGAAGGTGAAGGACCCGTGGGGCAACGACCGGCTGGCCTTCCAGGCGAGCACCGGCATCGAGCGCAAGGACTTCGGCCTCTCGTGGAACCAGGCGCTGGAGGCAGGCGGGCTGTTGGTGGGCGAGCGTGTGGATATCTCCCTGGATGTCCAGGCGGTGGCCGAGAAGGCCGCGTGA
- a CDS encoding vWA domain-containing protein: MDLKSLSRTVLTAALATTLSAAPALAAPPPVKAAPPVAANQGSQPQAEKKPGAPRPEIEVVFVLDTTGSMSGLLEGAKAKIYSIASGIAQGRPTPHLKIGLVAYRDVGDDYVTKRFDLSDDLDTVFANLRRFTADGGGDTPEHVGRGLGEAVSKLSWSQDRTVMKAIFLVGDAPPAKRNDDWDFKHWSKRAKDKHIVVNTVRCGLDEETMTAWKYVAKLTDGSFDTIEQSGGMVAVATPYDDELAKVNSALASKTLYTGKAEVQAANVARAQAMAELAPEAASERISYLRKKQRAEGGSGAGAPAPSSAPVAVGGAVDLVSAPEKLASVSDDELPADLKALSAEARTAKVKQLAEEKKALEAKASKLAEEREAWLSKNRPAKEDAFDANVMKGVKAQAAKYGVAY; encoded by the coding sequence ATGGACCTCAAGTCCCTGTCGCGGACCGTGCTCACGGCCGCGCTCGCCACCACCTTGTCCGCTGCCCCGGCCCTGGCCGCACCACCTCCCGTGAAGGCGGCGCCTCCCGTCGCGGCGAACCAGGGCTCGCAGCCCCAGGCCGAGAAGAAGCCCGGGGCGCCTCGCCCTGAAATCGAGGTGGTCTTCGTGCTGGACACGACGGGCTCGATGAGCGGGCTGCTCGAGGGGGCGAAGGCGAAAATCTACTCCATCGCCTCGGGCATCGCGCAGGGGCGGCCCACGCCGCACCTGAAGATTGGCCTGGTGGCGTACCGGGACGTGGGGGACGACTACGTCACGAAGCGCTTCGACTTGAGCGATGACCTGGACACCGTGTTCGCGAACCTGCGCCGCTTCACGGCGGACGGTGGCGGCGACACGCCCGAGCACGTGGGCCGGGGCCTGGGCGAGGCGGTGTCGAAGCTGTCCTGGAGCCAGGACCGGACGGTGATGAAGGCCATCTTCCTGGTGGGAGACGCGCCCCCCGCGAAGCGCAACGACGACTGGGATTTCAAGCACTGGTCCAAGCGCGCCAAGGACAAGCACATCGTCGTGAACACCGTGCGGTGTGGCCTGGACGAGGAGACGATGACGGCGTGGAAGTACGTGGCGAAGCTGACCGATGGCTCCTTCGACACCATCGAGCAGTCGGGCGGAATGGTGGCGGTGGCGACGCCGTACGATGACGAGCTGGCGAAGGTGAACTCGGCGCTCGCGTCGAAGACGCTCTACACGGGCAAGGCGGAGGTGCAGGCCGCGAACGTCGCCAGGGCCCAGGCCATGGCGGAGCTGGCGCCGGAGGCCGCCTCCGAGCGCATCAGCTACCTGCGCAAGAAGCAGCGCGCGGAAGGGGGCTCGGGAGCAGGTGCGCCCGCGCCGAGCAGCGCGCCGGTGGCCGTGGGCGGCGCGGTGGACCTGGTCTCCGCGCCGGAGAAGCTGGCGAGCGTGAGCGACGACGAGCTGCCCGCGGACTTGAAGGCCCTGAGCGCCGAGGCGCGCACCGCGAAGGTGAAGCAGCTGGCGGAGGAGAAGAAGGCCCTGGAGGCCAAGGCCTCCAAGCTCGCCGAGGAGCGCGAGGCGTGGCTGTCCAAGAACCGCCCGGCGAAGGAGGACGCCTTCGACGCCAACGTGATGAAGGGTGTGAAGGCGCAGGCCGCGAAGTACGGCGTGGCGTACTGA